One stretch of Armatimonadia bacterium DNA includes these proteins:
- a CDS encoding DUF951 domain-containing protein → MRAPLPMKLGDQVELKKPHACGANRWEIVRVGADVKFKCLACGRLVMLPRDRAERRIRRFLDSSVTEPTPDASHK, encoded by the coding sequence ATGAGGGCGCCCTTGCCGATGAAGCTCGGCGACCAGGTCGAGCTCAAAAAACCGCACGCTTGCGGAGCCAACCGCTGGGAGATTGTGCGCGTCGGCGCCGACGTGAAGTTCAAGTGTCTGGCGTGCGGCCGTCTCGTCATGCTTCCCCGTGATCGCGCCGAACGTCGTATCCGCCGCTTCCTCGACTCCTCAGTTACCGAGCCGACCCCGGACGCTTCCCACAAGTGA
- a CDS encoding bifunctional 5,10-methylenetetrahydrofolate dehydrogenase/5,10-methenyltetrahydrofolate cyclohydrolase, whose amino-acid sequence MPATLLEGAPIADQIKAEVRAAVAKMATPPKLAAVLATDNKGAAFYAKAQAKACEEVGIRYELIELGAAADQAAIEAKIGELNADRDVTGIILLMPLPPGVDARAAQGKINPNKDVDGVHPANLGRVVQGSTTLAPCTAQAVFALAKASGVCLFDDPKAACGKGINACVVGHSEIVGKPSALLLLDKFCTTTVCHIGTADLKEHTTRADLLVVAVGVPGLVRGEHIKPGAVVLDVGINRIKDAEGKTQTVGDVLFEEAVEIASQITPVPGGVGTVTTAMLLKNVIDAANLAS is encoded by the coding sequence ATGCCGGCAACACTGCTCGAAGGGGCCCCGATTGCCGATCAGATCAAGGCGGAGGTAAGGGCGGCCGTCGCGAAGATGGCGACGCCTCCCAAGCTCGCGGCAGTCCTGGCCACGGACAACAAGGGCGCTGCCTTCTACGCTAAGGCGCAGGCCAAGGCTTGCGAGGAGGTCGGGATCCGCTACGAGTTGATCGAGCTGGGCGCTGCGGCCGACCAGGCGGCGATTGAAGCGAAGATTGGGGAGCTCAATGCCGACCGAGACGTGACCGGCATCATCCTGCTGATGCCTCTGCCTCCGGGTGTCGATGCTCGGGCGGCCCAGGGGAAGATCAACCCCAACAAGGACGTCGACGGCGTTCACCCCGCGAATCTGGGGCGCGTGGTTCAGGGCAGTACGACCCTGGCTCCATGTACCGCGCAGGCCGTCTTCGCCCTCGCCAAAGCCTCAGGAGTCTGCCTCTTCGACGATCCGAAGGCCGCCTGTGGGAAGGGCATCAACGCTTGCGTAGTCGGGCACAGTGAGATCGTCGGCAAGCCCAGTGCGCTGCTCCTGCTGGACAAGTTCTGCACGACCACGGTGTGCCACATCGGCACCGCCGATCTGAAGGAGCATACCACGCGGGCCGACCTGCTGGTGGTCGCGGTCGGAGTGCCGGGCCTTGTTCGCGGCGAGCACATCAAGCCCGGAGCCGTCGTCCTTGATGTGGGCATCAACCGCATCAAGGATGCCGAGGGCAAGACCCAGACCGTTGGTGACGTGCTCTTCGAGGAGGCGGTGGAGATCGCCTCGCAGATCACGCCGGTCCCGGGCGGAGTCGGCACCGTCACGACCGCGATGCTGCTCAAGAACGTGATCGACGCCGCCAATCTGGCATCGTGA
- a CDS encoding formate--tetrahydrofolate ligase has translation MLSDLEIAQSAKMRPIVDVAGDIGLREEELDLYGRYKAKVSLSALDRLGSSPDGKLVLVTAITPTPLGEGKTVTTLGLGQALRFIGKRAIQTIREPSMGPVFGIKGGAAGGGYAQVVPMEDLNLHFTGDIHAVGAANNLLAAMIDASIWHKNPLRIDPYSISWRRGVDMNDNFLRNMIGGLGTRSDGRPRSTGFDITVASEVMAILALTSGLQDLRQRLGRIQVALNEEGEPVTAEDLGAAGAMTVLMRDALKPNLIQSLDGGPTFVHAGPFANIAIGCNSVLADKIALKCADYVVTEAGFGADCGAEKFLDIKCRVGNLRPNCVVIVATAKALKMHGGAFKFPPGRKPPKEEIEKENVPALEKGAENLVKHIENLRLFGLPVVVAINAFAQDTQAELTAIKRISLEAGATAAVESHVHARGGEGGAELAEAVVAACEQPSDFRFLYDLEAPIREKIETIATKIYGADGVDYTSQAEAQIETFTKQGYANLPICMAKTHLSLSHDPNLKGRPTGFRVPVRDVRPSVGAGFLYPLCGEMRTMPGLPTRPAAVDVDIDENGNTVGLF, from the coding sequence ATGCTTAGTGACCTGGAGATCGCGCAGTCTGCGAAGATGCGCCCGATCGTCGATGTGGCCGGTGATATCGGCCTCCGCGAGGAGGAGCTCGACCTGTACGGCCGGTACAAGGCCAAGGTGAGCCTGTCTGCCCTGGACCGGCTGGGCAGCAGCCCGGACGGCAAGCTCGTACTGGTGACCGCAATCACCCCGACGCCTCTCGGCGAGGGCAAGACGGTCACCACCCTCGGTCTGGGACAGGCCCTGCGCTTCATCGGCAAGCGCGCCATCCAGACGATTCGCGAGCCGAGCATGGGACCGGTCTTCGGCATCAAGGGTGGCGCGGCAGGCGGCGGTTACGCCCAGGTTGTGCCGATGGAGGACCTCAACCTGCACTTCACCGGCGACATCCACGCCGTGGGAGCTGCCAACAACCTCCTGGCGGCCATGATCGACGCCAGCATCTGGCACAAGAACCCGCTGCGCATCGACCCCTACTCCATCTCCTGGCGGCGCGGCGTGGACATGAACGACAACTTCCTGCGCAACATGATCGGTGGCCTGGGTACCCGCAGTGACGGCCGTCCGCGGAGCACCGGCTTCGACATCACCGTGGCCTCCGAGGTCATGGCGATCCTGGCGCTCACCAGCGGACTCCAGGACCTGCGGCAGCGGCTGGGGCGAATCCAGGTTGCGCTGAACGAAGAGGGCGAGCCGGTTACGGCCGAGGATCTGGGTGCTGCCGGAGCCATGACAGTGCTGATGCGCGACGCCCTCAAGCCGAACCTGATCCAGTCGCTGGACGGCGGCCCGACCTTCGTCCACGCGGGACCCTTCGCCAATATCGCCATCGGCTGCAACTCCGTCCTGGCCGACAAGATCGCGCTCAAGTGCGCCGACTACGTGGTGACGGAGGCAGGGTTCGGTGCCGACTGTGGCGCGGAGAAGTTCCTGGACATCAAGTGCCGCGTCGGGAACCTGCGCCCGAACTGCGTGGTGATCGTCGCGACGGCGAAGGCGCTCAAGATGCACGGTGGCGCCTTCAAGTTCCCGCCGGGGCGCAAGCCGCCCAAGGAAGAGATCGAGAAGGAGAACGTGCCGGCACTCGAAAAGGGCGCGGAGAACCTGGTCAAGCACATCGAGAACCTGCGACTCTTCGGTCTGCCCGTGGTGGTGGCCATCAACGCCTTCGCCCAGGATACCCAGGCGGAATTGACGGCTATCAAGCGCATCTCCCTTGAGGCTGGAGCGACTGCCGCCGTCGAGAGCCATGTCCATGCACGAGGCGGCGAGGGCGGCGCTGAGCTGGCCGAGGCCGTCGTCGCGGCCTGCGAGCAGCCCAGTGACTTCCGCTTCCTGTATGACCTCGAGGCGCCGATCAGGGAGAAGATCGAGACCATCGCGACCAAGATCTATGGGGCGGACGGAGTCGACTATACCTCTCAGGCCGAGGCGCAGATCGAGACCTTCACGAAGCAGGGCTACGCGAACCTGCCCATCTGCATGGCGAAGACGCACCTGTCCTTGAGCCATGATCCGAACCTCAAGGGTCGCCCAACCGGGTTCCGCGTGCCGGTACGAGACGTCCGCCCGTCAGTCGGCGCCGGGTTCCTGTATCCGCTCTGCGGCGAGATGCGGACCATGCCGGGACTACCCACACGACCGGCTGCCGTCGACGTCGACATCGACGAGAACGGCAACACAGTCGGGCTATTCTAG
- a CDS encoding D-alanine--D-alanine ligase family protein: MACEASGRRLRVAVLFGGRSGEHEVSVASARSVVANLDPEKYDVMLLGITKDGRWQLPAESQKALTEGPARAPGASAILPADYHAGGILRLGGNGSPSTAPIDVVIPVLHGTYGEDGTVQGLLDLAGLPYVGAGVLGSAVGMDKVVMKTLFRAAGLPVPDFVSFKRHEWQADPDSLRKRIAEELGYPCFVKPANLGSSVGISKVCDETELDAAIDLAAEYDLKVIVERSVQNAHELECGVLGNDDPQASVVGEVIPSRDFYSYEAKYIDDKSEVIIPADLPEDLSEQIRALSVRAFQVAECAGLARVDFLVTRDTHEVFVIEINTLPGFTQISMYPKLWEASGVSYRELIDRLIELALEHHAQRESLRTSYT; this comes from the coding sequence ATGGCGTGCGAAGCATCCGGCCGCCGCTTGCGGGTGGCCGTTCTGTTTGGTGGACGTTCCGGTGAGCACGAAGTGTCGGTCGCCTCAGCCCGCTCGGTGGTCGCCAATCTCGACCCCGAGAAGTATGACGTGATGCTGCTGGGTATCACCAAGGACGGGCGCTGGCAGTTGCCCGCCGAGAGTCAGAAGGCCCTCACCGAGGGGCCTGCACGCGCTCCCGGTGCCTCCGCCATCCTTCCTGCCGACTATCATGCCGGCGGCATCCTCCGGCTTGGCGGCAATGGCTCGCCCTCGACGGCACCCATTGATGTGGTGATCCCCGTCCTGCATGGCACCTATGGAGAGGACGGCACCGTGCAGGGTCTGCTGGACTTGGCGGGCTTGCCCTATGTTGGCGCCGGAGTCCTGGGCAGCGCTGTGGGAATGGACAAGGTCGTCATGAAGACCCTGTTCCGTGCCGCTGGACTTCCCGTGCCAGACTTCGTCTCCTTCAAGCGGCACGAGTGGCAGGCCGATCCGGACAGCCTGCGCAAGCGCATCGCCGAGGAGCTCGGCTACCCGTGCTTCGTCAAGCCCGCGAACCTGGGGTCCAGCGTGGGCATCTCCAAGGTCTGCGACGAGACCGAACTCGACGCAGCGATCGACCTTGCGGCCGAGTATGACCTCAAGGTCATCGTGGAGCGCTCGGTACAGAACGCTCACGAACTCGAATGTGGCGTCCTGGGCAACGACGATCCGCAGGCCTCGGTTGTCGGCGAGGTCATCCCCAGCCGGGATTTCTACTCCTACGAGGCCAAGTACATCGACGACAAGTCGGAGGTCATCATCCCGGCCGACCTGCCCGAGGATCTTAGCGAACAGATACGGGCCCTGTCGGTGAGGGCCTTCCAGGTGGCGGAGTGCGCCGGGCTCGCACGAGTGGACTTCCTGGTCACTCGCGACACCCACGAGGTCTTTGTCATCGAGATCAACACGCTCCCCGGCTTCACCCAGATCTCCATGTACCCCAAGCTGTGGGAGGCGAGCGGCGTGAGCTACAGAGAGCTCATCGACCGCCTCATCGAGTTGGCGCTCGAGCATCATGCTCAACGCGAGAGCCTGCGCACCAGCTATACCTAG
- a CDS encoding DUF4861 family protein: MRAVLLLWMATLAIWAEASAQILVRNPAEFSRTEVVTVRLRDLDLQLPLQGSLEVRDPRNRTLKSQLDDLDLSNSATGPDALCFEIRLVPYETSTLTIGPGLGARSTAQRVPPGDVDLRTPAYSLHLMAAGGGLSELRGADGSLVANGLYLSLVDGGLDPPIQFDQRGLKATIVRCQGPLRETVFAQYDLDDRAFRTEPLMRLVGELRPGYRGEVLYSAFPDHLSVTHTVLAKDSSLPVERCLVTLSLPLPKREPTVLNRWSCPVGDGAIPGEADRKARGWTARPPVSDARWVDFTGPQSGLALVPDFRTDAAVQFYDSREEPRSAGDRLSYVRYLDSVTSTMYLVPHAPKARPTGLLQRLSTPLEITGLEPPLPALQKARRALQTATDSLREASRTEAFITPADLQVHAATSLLAMAQLCARNERLTQATRLAQEAANRAEAATAFLQGTSENELRAPAPARLGTLLVGVRLGSGPRSVGTGWDRCLTALRSFGITNIADDNLLSWRACEPSPGQFDFTQADDFLDRLERSGMRLLPGIDPWLAAPQWVKPEDDFAALTERYCEELLPRLKGRDAVLGWRMTTAPGSLWGPNSGDPAPRFREWLRKRYVNLLAFNAAWGTNYTSLDQVQLPTYPPAPMLTIGQELPAASPATTAPEATAPTTPTALTNQAILDLNRFLADDLIGRLGRLTAFAQKLDPDRPAVVTCPDAQPGFASPAAADPWSLREVSRGAYCHSFQFASDLGTVGGGFGDYRLAWPFGVAVEKSALGDRPIWCTDLAQNWWQRPLRLASRADVRVTTWMAVAEGLRGVFAAEVPGGRWSAANFDNSPLPVLEEFGVLAAQLRTLGPYLGEATPWPAEVAIYWPTDSLARQSGGRASVDPRDPQGPRARLRSLWQALSVGEHYPVRFLEDSAVLGDELKGYKALVLTEALCLSEDVAKRLATFVKDGGLLVLLGPTGAFDTQGTPCVPAPTASLRDLIGARLKVVREAELTVARQPITRKTPLACYVPIASDLKVLAKDPETGDLLAFSRDVGRGQVLVVGASLGVATDTATGAGRRWLAEQLGRRGIYPPIVDSAAPAELPSVYPRLFTHGEREHLVVANLTAQDLPLTITLAASVRVSDKPYDLLTGTSCPRRSPHSLFAPIPAGEVLWICL, translated from the coding sequence ATGCGCGCTGTGCTGCTGCTGTGGATGGCTACCCTTGCGATCTGGGCCGAAGCTTCGGCCCAGATCCTTGTGCGTAACCCCGCGGAGTTCTCGCGCACCGAAGTCGTGACTGTGCGCCTCCGTGACCTCGACCTGCAACTTCCCCTCCAGGGGAGTCTTGAGGTCCGCGATCCCCGCAACCGCACGCTGAAGTCCCAACTCGACGACCTGGACCTGAGCAACTCCGCCACCGGTCCCGATGCCCTGTGTTTCGAGATCCGCCTCGTCCCCTATGAGACTTCCACGCTGACGATCGGCCCCGGCCTCGGTGCGCGGTCGACTGCCCAGCGCGTACCTCCGGGTGATGTGGACCTTCGCACGCCAGCCTACAGTCTGCACCTGATGGCCGCCGGCGGAGGGCTGAGTGAGCTGCGCGGAGCCGACGGAAGTCTGGTGGCGAACGGGCTCTACCTCTCCCTCGTCGACGGTGGCCTCGACCCGCCGATCCAGTTCGACCAGCGTGGTCTCAAGGCCACCATCGTCCGCTGTCAGGGGCCGCTGCGCGAGACGGTGTTCGCCCAGTACGACCTCGACGACCGGGCCTTCCGCACTGAGCCCTTGATGCGCCTCGTCGGCGAGCTTCGCCCCGGCTACCGCGGCGAGGTCCTCTACAGCGCCTTCCCGGATCACCTGAGCGTGACCCACACCGTCCTGGCGAAGGACAGCTCCCTTCCCGTGGAGCGTTGCCTGGTCACCCTCTCCCTGCCTCTGCCCAAGCGCGAGCCAACGGTCCTGAACCGCTGGAGCTGTCCCGTCGGCGATGGGGCCATTCCCGGCGAGGCAGACCGCAAGGCTCGTGGCTGGACGGCGCGTCCCCCGGTTTCCGACGCACGCTGGGTCGACTTCACTGGTCCCCAGTCCGGCCTGGCCCTTGTCCCCGACTTCCGAACCGATGCGGCCGTGCAGTTCTACGATTCCCGCGAGGAACCGCGCTCCGCCGGCGACCGGCTCAGCTATGTGCGGTACCTGGACAGCGTGACCAGCACGATGTACCTCGTGCCGCATGCGCCGAAGGCCCGGCCCACGGGACTGTTGCAGCGGCTGTCGACTCCGCTGGAGATCACCGGACTCGAGCCGCCTTTGCCCGCACTGCAGAAAGCGCGGAGGGCACTCCAGACAGCTACCGACTCCCTGCGCGAGGCCAGTCGCACCGAGGCCTTCATCACGCCCGCAGACCTGCAGGTCCATGCTGCCACCAGCCTCCTGGCGATGGCCCAGCTTTGCGCAAGGAATGAACGCCTCACCCAGGCTACGAGGCTGGCGCAGGAAGCTGCCAACCGTGCCGAGGCAGCGACCGCCTTCCTGCAGGGCACCTCGGAGAACGAGTTGCGTGCCCCTGCACCGGCACGACTGGGCACCCTCCTAGTCGGTGTGCGCCTGGGGAGTGGCCCGCGATCCGTCGGCACCGGCTGGGACCGGTGCCTGACCGCCCTGCGCAGCTTCGGGATCACGAACATCGCCGACGACAACCTGCTGAGTTGGCGTGCCTGTGAGCCCTCGCCGGGGCAGTTCGACTTCACCCAGGCTGACGACTTCCTCGACCGCCTGGAGCGGTCCGGGATGCGCCTCCTGCCGGGAATCGACCCCTGGCTGGCGGCTCCGCAGTGGGTGAAGCCTGAGGACGACTTCGCGGCGCTGACCGAGCGCTACTGCGAGGAGTTGCTGCCCCGTCTGAAGGGGCGTGATGCAGTCCTTGGCTGGCGGATGACGACCGCTCCCGGTAGCCTCTGGGGCCCCAACTCCGGCGATCCAGCACCGCGCTTCCGTGAGTGGCTGCGCAAGCGGTACGTGAACCTGCTGGCCTTCAATGCTGCCTGGGGCACCAACTACACGAGCCTCGACCAGGTGCAGCTTCCGACCTATCCTCCGGCGCCGATGCTCACGATTGGTCAGGAGTTGCCGGCTGCGTCTCCTGCGACGACGGCACCTGAGGCAACAGCCCCGACCACACCGACCGCGCTCACGAACCAGGCGATCCTGGACCTGAACCGATTCCTCGCCGACGATCTCATCGGCCGTCTGGGCCGCCTCACCGCCTTCGCGCAGAAGCTCGATCCTGACCGCCCGGCGGTCGTGACCTGCCCGGATGCTCAGCCGGGATTCGCCAGTCCCGCTGCCGCTGATCCCTGGAGCCTGCGCGAGGTCTCCCGCGGAGCCTACTGCCACAGCTTCCAGTTCGCCTCCGACCTCGGCACAGTCGGCGGCGGCTTCGGGGACTACCGGTTGGCCTGGCCCTTCGGCGTCGCTGTCGAGAAGTCCGCACTGGGCGATCGTCCGATCTGGTGCACCGACCTCGCCCAGAACTGGTGGCAGCGTCCGCTTCGACTCGCTTCTCGCGCCGACGTGCGCGTCACGACCTGGATGGCGGTTGCCGAGGGACTGCGCGGCGTCTTTGCTGCCGAGGTTCCGGGAGGACGCTGGTCCGCGGCCAACTTCGACAACTCGCCCTTGCCGGTGCTGGAGGAGTTCGGTGTGCTGGCCGCGCAGCTTCGGACCCTGGGACCGTACCTGGGCGAGGCAACGCCCTGGCCGGCGGAGGTCGCGATCTACTGGCCGACGGACAGCCTTGCGCGCCAGTCGGGTGGCCGAGCTTCCGTCGATCCGCGTGATCCGCAGGGGCCCCGTGCCCGCCTGCGGTCTCTGTGGCAGGCGCTCTCGGTCGGCGAGCACTATCCGGTGCGCTTCCTGGAGGACAGCGCGGTCCTCGGCGACGAACTCAAGGGCTACAAGGCCCTGGTGCTGACGGAGGCGCTGTGCCTGTCTGAGGACGTTGCGAAGCGACTGGCGACCTTCGTGAAGGACGGCGGCCTGCTGGTCCTCCTGGGGCCGACGGGCGCCTTCGACACGCAGGGCACGCCCTGTGTGCCCGCACCGACGGCTTCCCTGCGGGACCTCATCGGCGCGCGCCTCAAGGTTGTGCGCGAGGCCGAGTTGACGGTCGCGCGTCAGCCCATCACTCGCAAGACGCCGCTGGCCTGCTACGTGCCGATAGCCTCCGACCTCAAGGTGCTTGCGAAGGACCCCGAGACCGGCGACCTGCTGGCCTTCTCGCGCGATGTGGGGCGCGGGCAGGTGCTCGTGGTCGGTGCCTCCCTGGGGGTCGCCACCGACACTGCAACCGGTGCCGGGCGACGCTGGCTGGCCGAGCAACTCGGACGCCGGGGGATCTACCCGCCCATCGTGGACAGCGCAGCACCGGCCGAGCTGCCCTCGGTGTACCCGCGTCTCTTCACCCACGGCGAGCGCGAGCATCTGGTGGTGGCCAACCTCACGGCCCAGGACCTACCGCTGACCATCACTCTCGCCGCCAGCGTGCGGGTGTCGGACAAGCCTTACGACCTACTGACGGGAACGTCCTGCCCACGTCGCTCGCCCCATTCGCTGTTCGCGCCAATCCCTGCGGGCGAGGTCCTCTGGATCTGCCTGTAG